The following coding sequences are from one Ancylobacter sp. TS-1 window:
- a CDS encoding gamma-butyrobetaine hydroxylase-like domain-containing protein yields the protein MTDAWPTEIKIHKDRRALTIAFEDGASFTLPAEYLRVESPSAEVQGHSPADRQLVAGKREVRVDEAIPVGNYAVRLIFDDGHSTGIFTWDILHELGREQEERWTRYLQELASRNLSRDAAGAVRRH from the coding sequence GTGACCGACGCCTGGCCGACCGAGATCAAGATCCACAAGGACCGCCGCGCGCTGACCATCGCCTTCGAGGACGGGGCGTCCTTCACGCTGCCGGCGGAATATCTGCGGGTCGAAAGCCCTTCCGCCGAGGTGCAGGGCCACTCCCCCGCCGACCGCCAGCTGGTGGCCGGCAAGCGGGAGGTGCGGGTCGACGAGGCGATCCCGGTCGGCAATTACGCGGTGCGGCTGATCTTCGACGACGGCCATTCGACCGGCATCTTCACCTGGGACATCCTGCACGAGCTGGGTCGCGAGCAGGAAGAGCGCTGGACGCGCTACCTTCAGGAACTGGCATCGCGCAACCTGTCGCGCGATGCGGCCGGCGCGGTGCGCCGGCACTGA
- a CDS encoding L,D-transpeptidase: MGLSMRFKTMAALALAALTLAGTAPAMAQSTSLFGFFRPSDFGNGSGKSYSSIRRQVVPYAGKYAPGTIVVNTAERRLYLVQDNGTAVRYGIGVGRDGFRWSGVHTITRKAEWPGWTPPPQMLQRRPDLPRHMPGGVDNPLGARAMYLGSTLYRIHGSNEPETIGQAVSSGCFRMTNDDVTDLYNRVRVGTKVVVLN; this comes from the coding sequence ATGGGGCTTTCGATGCGATTCAAGACGATGGCGGCGCTGGCGCTCGCCGCACTGACGCTGGCGGGCACGGCGCCCGCCATGGCGCAGTCCACCTCACTCTTCGGCTTCTTCCGCCCGTCCGACTTCGGCAACGGCAGCGGCAAGTCTTATTCCTCGATCCGCCGGCAGGTCGTTCCCTATGCGGGCAAATACGCGCCCGGCACCATCGTGGTGAACACCGCCGAGCGTCGCCTGTATCTCGTGCAGGACAACGGCACGGCGGTGCGCTACGGCATCGGCGTGGGCCGCGACGGCTTCCGCTGGTCGGGCGTGCACACCATCACCCGCAAGGCCGAGTGGCCGGGCTGGACCCCGCCGCCGCAGATGCTCCAGCGCCGTCCCGACCTGCCGCGCCACATGCCCGGCGGCGTCGACAACCCGCTCGGCGCGCGCGCCATGTATCTCGGCTCGACGCTCTACCGCATCCACGGCTCCAACGAGCCGGAGACCATCGGGCAGGCGGTGTCCTCGGGCTGCTTCCGCATGACCAATGACGACGTGACCGACCTGTACAACCGCGTGCGCGTCGGCACCAAGGTCGTTGTCCTGAACTGA